One genomic region from Henningerozyma blattae CBS 6284 chromosome 2, complete genome encodes:
- the TBLA0B09080 gene encoding putative peptide hydrolase (similar to Saccharomyces cerevisiae YMR114C; ancestral locus Anc_2.434): MCGRFALEYSTEELFEQLNTMHIPTQERDSENVSNDTTNISTENNSTSPQITNKSNMQSFANGYTFQPSYNVSPTNMSAVYHHKTVKYMKWGLIPYWSKDPSNFKSYSTFNARVESLLESKMWSQCCKKKRCVIPISGYYEWKTANKTKTPFYITNTGKNLLFLAGMYDYIEDLHLYTFTIVTSKAPKELAWLHERMPVILEPNTEEWNTWLDKKKITWSKGELTECLTARFNENLLECYQVSKDVGKTTNNGSYLIKPILKQDISKFILKQEKKVGKGYNGIKKEMKQEDNNDIPYGYKANNPNIEASCQVPTKQNIKKEVSNGEFEPKYDKKTKKRSILDMLAAQPRKVAKKGN; encoded by the coding sequence atgtGTGGACGTTTTGCATTAGAATACTCTACGGAGGAATTATTTGAGCAGTTAAATACCATGCACATACCGACTCAAGAAAGAGATTCTGAAAATGTATCTAATGATACTACGAATATTTCTACcgaaaataattctacatCACCTCAGATaactaataaatcaaatatgcAGTCGTTTGCAAATGGCTATACCTTTCAGCCTTCATATAATGTATCCCCAACAAATATGTCTGCAGTGTATCACCATAAAACTGTGAAGTATATGAAATGGGGTTTAATCCCTTATTGGTCTAAAGATCCAAGCAACTTCAAATCTTATAGCACATTCAATGCTAGGGTGGAAAGTCTTCTAGAAAGTAAGATGTGGAGCCAAtgttgtaaaaaaaaaagatgtGTGATTCCAATCAGTGGCTATTATGAATGGAAGACAGCCAATAAGACTAAAACACCATTCTACATTACAAATACAGgcaaaaatttattatttcttgcTGGAATGTATGATTATATTGAGGATTTACATCTATATACATTTACTATCGTTACCTCCAAGGCTCCCAAGGAGTTAGCATGGCTTCATGAACGAATGCCAGTCATTCTAGAACCAAATACTGAGGAGTGGAATACTTGGTTGgacaaaaagaaaattacGTGGAGTAAGGGTGAATTAACTGAATGTCTAACAGCTAGGTTTAATGAAAATCTGTTAGAATGTTATCAAGTTTCTAAAGATGTGGGAAAAACTACTAATAATGGATCCTATTTGATAAAGCCAATTCTGAAACAAGAcatatcaaaatttatattaaaacaagAGAAAAAAGTTGGAAAAGGTTATAATGGTATTAAGAAAGAAATGAAACAggaagataataatgatatacCATATGGATATAAGGCCAACAATCCAAATATTGAGGCGTCATGTCAGGTTCCGAcgaaacaaaatattaaaaaagaagtaTCCAATGGGGAATTTGAACCTAAATATGATAAGAAAACAAAGAAGAGATCTATTTTAGATATGTTGGCAGCTCAGCCAAGAAAAGTAGCtaaaaaaggaaattaG
- the ASC1 gene encoding 40S ribosomal protein RACK1 (similar to Saccharomyces cerevisiae ASC1 (YMR116C); ancestral locus Anc_2.431), with protein sequence MSEVLVLRGTLEGHNGWVTSLATSAGQPNLLLSASRDKTLISWKLTGDDQQYGVPVRSFKGHSHIVQDCALTADGAYALSASWDKTIRLWDVSTGETFQRFVGHKGDVMSVAIDRKASMIISGSRDKTIKVWSIKGECLATMLGHNDWVSQVRVAPNDKPEDDTVTVISAGSDKVVKSWNVNQFQIDADFIGHNNYINAIVASPDGSLIASAGKDGEIMMWDLAQKRALYTLSAHDEVFALAFSPNRYWLAAATSSGIKIFSLEPQGIIDNLNPEFAGYTKAAEPHPLSLAWSADGQTLFAGYTDNVIRVWQVMSAN encoded by the exons ATGTCTGAAGTTTTAGTTTTAAGAGGTACTTTAGAAGGTCACAACGGTTGGGTTACTTCCTTAGCCACTTCTGCTGGTCAACCAAACTTATTGTTGTCCGCTTCCCGTGATAAGACTTTGATCTCCTGGAAATTAACTGGTGATGACCAACAATACGGTGTCCCAGTCAGATCTTTCAAAGGTCACTCTCACATTGTCCAAGACTGTGCTTTAACCGCCGATGGTGCCTACGCTTTATCTGCTTCTTGGGATAAGACTATCAGATTATGGGATGTTTCCACTGGTGAAACTTTCCAAAGATTCGTTGGTCACAAGGGTGACGTTATGTCCGTTGCCATTGACAGAAAGGCTTCCATGATTATCTCTGGTTCTCGTGATAAGACCATCAAGGTCTGGTCCATCAAGGGTGAATGTTTAGCCACTATGTTGGGTCACAACGACTGGGTTTCCCAAGTCAGAGTTGCTCCAAATGACAAGCCAGAAGATGACACCGTTACTGTCATCTCTGCTGGTTCCGACAAGGTCGTTAAG TCCTGGAACGTCAACCAATTCCAAATTGATGCTGACTTCATTGGTCACAACAACTACATTAACGCCATTGTTGCTTCTCCAGATGGTTCTTTGATTGCTTCCGCTGGTAAGGATGGTGAAATTATGATGTGGGATTTGGCTCAAAAGAGAGCTTTATACACTTTATCTGCTCACGATGAAGTTTTCGCTTTAGCTTTCTCTCCAAACAGATACTGGTTAGCTGCTGCTACCTCTTCTGGTATCAAGATCTTCTCTTTGGAACCACAAGGTATCATTGACAACTTGAACCCAGAATTCGCTGGTTACACCAAGGCTGCTGAACCACACCCATTATCTTTGGCTTGGTCTGCTGACGGTCAAACTTTGTTTGCCGGCTACACTGACAACGTCATCAGAGTCTGGCAAGTCATGTCCGCTAACTAa
- the TBLA0B09060 gene encoding transcription activator GCR1-like domain-containing protein (similar to Saccharomyces cerevisiae YMR111C; ancestral locus Anc_2.437), with product MNEGSTASHSTPIDSPENNTNNKSSNGNNTPLTTTTLGKSSVLENISGASRKTGSNTIEKNRTDEILKLLASIQDQNSNLKVGIEHLQRHCEEEYLHDFIKIKKRHDTLSKWNKSIKNMTYILQEIQSITNEGTNVVPTLRNTARSISLQNVHIDEFSLFSHNVINHDSSRRDETERLKDIDRTEIILNKRVKLEDEEDFDINNPNYQRDRDFKLAKINISVCTVYEVAKEYYQGFAGRPSLMYMEYKYGPTWRRDPNWTRKFRQRKIIIDKIEDVKKNPTKYGLRPNITREQAIRAVASVESYERCTLPKLVQYFKEKKINLPIIFYRDILELYQK from the coding sequence ATGAATGAAGGAAGCACAGCCTCCCACTCTACCCCTATTGATTCCCCAGAAaacaatacaaataataaaagtagTAATGGGAATAACACACCTCTGACAACAACGACACTTGGAAAAAGTTCtgttttggaaaatatttctgGAGCTAGTCGTAAGACAGGCTCAAATACAATTGAGAAAAATCGAACAGATGAAATTCTTAAATTACTAGCAAGCATACAAGACCAGAATTCAAATCTTAAAGTCGGCATAGAACATCTACAGAGACACTGTGAAGAAGAGTACTTACATgactttattaaaattaaaaaacgGCATGACACTTTATCAAAATGGAacaaatcaataaaaaatatgacaTATATTTTGCAAGAAATTCAAAGCATCACAAATGAGGGTACTAATGTAGTACCTACTTTAAGAAATACAGCTCGTTCTATCTCGTTACAGAATGTGCATATTGACGAATTTAGTTTATTCTCACACAATGTAATTAATCATGACAGTTCGCGAAGAGATGAGACTGAACGATTGAAAGATATTGATCGTACtgaaataattctaaataaaaGGGTCAAActagaagatgaagaagacTTTGATATTAACAATCCAAACTATCAAAGGGACAGAGATTTCAAACTTgccaaaattaatataagcGTATGCACTGTATATGAAGTTGCTAAAGAATATTACCAGGGCTTCGCCGGTAGGCCGTCGCTAATGTATATGGAATACAAATATGGTCCAACTTGGAGGCGTGATCCAAATTGGACAAGAAAATTTagacaaagaaaaataattatcgataaaattgaagatgtaaaaaaaaatccaaCAAAGTATGGGTTGAGGCCAAATATTACGAGAGAACAAGCGATTAGAGCTGTAGCTTCTGTTGAATCATATGAACGATGTACTTTGCCAAAACTAGTACAATATTTCaaggaaaaaaagataaaccTACCGATTATTTTCTACCGTGATATTTTGGAATTATATCAGAAATGA
- the TBLA0B09090 gene encoding uncharacterized protein (similar to Saccharomyces cerevisiae YKL133C and YMR115W; ancestral locus Anc_2.433) yields MILPYFKGSGLLSGCSLRTNSITSRYISKISTFGYDTITSKRLYSIQKTQEEAYNEQTKNRKIQDVVLTLCGISALSFLIWWVYWPHHTFPTHIAKILRKGLREEMNKEKPNYLKALEYYNQALKLCDENDMNRLANEYTGIEIKIGEMMELLNIQNDANKLYLNMLERFTEAINTENTLSDDERSALIKKDLQILVKVKENTEGIQVSKFFFLLHLLMAQKELIRRLELAENKKGNTNDVGQFVSDMILKLSNLDWLSITEREAREIWNLFGEELIVAREIYTDYSLEQKDYTTAINLKLTNIQWMHNAGIHPSKILLAQANLASILYLQMEQFEAQIYALTKNANQSQNSNQNETLENIVKSRDICLELAENYYNSIIRVIPFDANSKNTTLEQIDITTAQALTLSIYGLGVVNLQKNNQTMAKQYLDQSLCLAKDMNFDSLSSEIERELSKIASR; encoded by the coding sequence ATGATTTTACCATACTTTAAGGGTAGCGGGCTGTTATCGGGATGCTCTCTAAGAACAAATTCTATTACTTCTCGATATATCAGTAAAATAAGCACCTTTGGATATGATACTATTACAAGCAAGCGtttatattcaattcaGAAGACACAAGAAGAAGCATATAATGAACAGACTAAAAATCGTAAAATACAAGATGTAGTACTAACCCTATGTGGAATTTCAGCGCTGAGTTTTCTAATTTGGTGGGTTTATTGGCCTCATCACACATTTCCAACTCATAtagcaaaaatattacgAAAAGGATTAAGGGAAGAAATGAATAAAGAGAAGCCAAACTATCTCAAAGctttagaatattataaCCAAGCATTAAAATTGTGTGACGAGAATGACATGAATAGATTAGCAAACGAATATACCGGGatagaaattaaaattggaGAAATGATGGAACtattaaatatacaaaatgaTGCAAATAAGTTGTATTTAAACATGCTAGAACGATTTACAGAGGCTATCAATACAGAAAATACTCTAAGTGATGATGAAAGATCTGCATTAATCAAAAAAGACTTACAAATACTAGTGAAAGTAAAGGAAAATACAGAGGGTATCCAAGTCTCAaagtttttctttttattacaCTTATTGATGGCTCAAAAAGAGCTCATACGCCGTTTAGAATTAgcagaaaataaaaaaggaaaCACCAACGATGTAGGACAATTTGTAAGTGATATGATCTTGAAGCTCTCAAACCTTGACTGGCTAAGCATAACTGAACGGGAAGCTCGTGAAATATGGAATCTCTTTGgtgaagaattaattgtGGCCCGAGAGATTTATACAGATTACAGTTTAGAACAGAAAGACTATACTACAGCAATTAATCtaaaattaacaaatattcaatGGATGCATAATGCAGGAATTCACCCCTctaaaattcttttagcACAAGCAAACTTGGCCTCTATCTTGTATCTACAAATGGAACAGTTTGAAGCACAGATATATGCCTTGACAAAAAATGCTAACCAAAGTCAAAACAGTAATCAAAACGAGACGctagaaaatattgttaAAAGTAGAGATATTTGCTTAGAATTAGcagaaaattattataatagtattattagagTTATACCCTTTGATGCAAACTCCAAAAATACAACTTTAGAACAAATTGATATTACTACTGCACAAGCATTAACATTGTCAATCTATGGCTTAGGGGTTgttaatttacaaaaaaataatcaaacaATGGCTAAACAATATTTAGATCAGTCACTTTGTTTAGCAAAGGATATGAATTTTGATAGTTTAAGTTCAGAAATTGAACGAGAGCTTTCTAAAATTGCATCCCGTTAA
- the MED11 gene encoding Med11p (similar to Saccharomyces cerevisiae MED11 (YMR112C); ancestral locus Anc_2.436), whose protein sequence is MQPKNVQERLESLNAIDARLCAMTDRAAEVVTTFSELKRGNESLKPTFQQNIKNFYADLQEISRQLHEELRVLDENIGTTLLPIVVKKKALGQDDDKLREQLSLLEEVLEENKETGSLAA, encoded by the coding sequence ATGCAGCCAAAAAATGTTCAGGAACGTTTAGAATCTTTGAATGCCATAGATGCTCGTCTTTGTGCTATGACTGACCGTGCTGCTGAAGTTGTTACCACTTTTAGTGAATTGAAGCGAGGAAACGAAAGCTTGAAACCAACTTTCCagcaaaatataaaaaactTTTATGCTGATCTGCAAGAAATTTCACGTCAATTACACGAAGAATTACGTGTTCTAGACGAAAATATTGGGACTACTCTATTACCTATTGTTGTTAAAAAGAAAGCTTTGGGTCAAGACGATGATAAGCTACGCGAACAATTATCTCTTTTGGAGGAAGTACTAGaagaaaacaaagaaaCTGGATCTCTTGCTGCTTAA